The following proteins come from a genomic window of Candidatus Neomarinimicrobiota bacterium:
- the mnmG gene encoding tRNA uridine-5-carboxymethylaminomethyl(34) synthesis enzyme MnmG: protein MKDTFDIIVVGAGHAGVEAALAAARMGNNVAIVTMDTSAIGRMSCNPAIGGLAKGHLVREIDALGGEMGLAADSTGIQFKMLNRSKGRAVWSPRCQSDKYAYSAYMENVVKSEKNITLIGDAVSEIITSGDRVTGVSTKTHGAISASAVVLTCGTFLNGLMHTGLSSRDGGRVGEKTAKGLTENLKSYGFQSGRLKTGTPPRLKKATIDFDSTQIQYGDDHPTPFSFRTLNFNPKNEPAYITHTNEKTHRVIESGLDQSPMYTGAIEGIGPRYCPSIEDKVVRFSDRPSHQLFLEPEGLDSDEIYVNGFSTSLPEEIQLRAIRTVPGLHRVEFTRAGYAVEYDFFPPHQLYHSLETKLIENLFFAGQINGTSGYEEAAAQGFVAGVNAALKINGEKPFVTDRAESYIGVLIDDLVSKGTLEPYRMFTSRAEYRILLRQDNADIRLSEKGYELGLIPEKIHNRAMEKKALIREAISLLSKSSVSAAEINDYLSAFILKPAVNSSTLIRIIRRPELRLLDMMPIIENKLPGLAEKIRLDEESGEQIELEIKYEGYLKRQEEQVERFRKMEHKSIPPGFDYGIIRSLSSEGREKLASMKPESLGQASRISGVRPSDISLVAVALKAFSANSG, encoded by the coding sequence TTGAAAGATACATTTGACATAATAGTCGTAGGCGCCGGACATGCCGGTGTTGAAGCCGCTCTTGCCGCCGCCCGCATGGGAAACAATGTGGCGATTGTCACCATGGACACATCCGCCATCGGGCGCATGTCGTGTAATCCGGCCATCGGCGGTTTGGCAAAGGGGCATCTTGTGCGCGAGATCGATGCGCTCGGCGGCGAGATGGGGCTTGCCGCTGATTCCACAGGCATACAATTTAAAATGCTGAACCGCTCAAAGGGGAGGGCGGTCTGGTCTCCGCGCTGCCAGAGTGATAAATATGCGTACTCCGCTTATATGGAAAATGTAGTGAAATCCGAGAAAAACATCACACTTATAGGCGACGCCGTATCAGAAATTATTACATCAGGCGATAGGGTAACCGGGGTAAGCACAAAAACGCATGGCGCAATCTCGGCCAGTGCGGTAGTGCTCACATGCGGTACTTTCCTGAACGGATTAATGCACACGGGTCTCAGCTCCAGAGATGGAGGAAGGGTGGGAGAAAAAACAGCTAAGGGTCTCACGGAAAATCTCAAGTCTTATGGGTTTCAATCAGGAAGATTAAAAACGGGTACGCCGCCGAGATTAAAAAAAGCTACGATCGATTTTGATAGCACCCAAATTCAATACGGCGATGATCATCCGACCCCCTTTTCGTTTCGTACGCTGAATTTTAATCCCAAGAATGAACCCGCCTATATAACTCATACAAATGAAAAAACGCATCGAGTCATAGAATCGGGGCTCGATCAATCCCCGATGTACACCGGAGCGATCGAGGGGATCGGACCGAGATATTGTCCGTCGATTGAAGACAAGGTGGTGCGCTTCTCGGACAGGCCGTCTCACCAGCTCTTCCTCGAACCGGAGGGGCTTGATAGTGATGAGATATACGTCAACGGCTTCTCGACGAGCTTACCGGAAGAAATTCAGCTAAGGGCTATCAGAACCGTGCCGGGTTTGCACCGGGTTGAATTTACCAGAGCGGGGTATGCGGTCGAATATGATTTTTTCCCTCCCCACCAGCTCTACCACAGCCTCGAGACAAAGCTGATTGAAAATCTTTTCTTTGCCGGTCAAATAAACGGAACAAGCGGTTACGAAGAAGCCGCCGCCCAGGGTTTTGTTGCTGGAGTGAATGCCGCATTAAAAATAAATGGCGAAAAGCCGTTCGTGACAGACAGGGCGGAGAGCTACATCGGTGTACTGATAGACGACCTTGTGTCCAAGGGTACGCTCGAACCTTATCGGATGTTTACTTCACGCGCAGAATACCGTATTCTTCTCCGGCAAGATAACGCTGATATTCGGTTATCCGAGAAAGGATACGAGCTCGGATTGATTCCTGAAAAAATTCATAATCGCGCAATGGAAAAAAAGGCTTTAATTCGTGAGGCTATATCCTTGCTAAGCAAGAGCTCCGTCTCCGCTGCGGAGATAAATGATTACCTGTCCGCTTTTATACTAAAGCCGGCGGTGAATTCGTCCACGCTCATACGCATTATCCGGCGGCCCGAACTTCGACTGCTTGACATGATGCCGATCATCGAAAATAAGCTTCCCGGGCTCGCAGAAAAAATTAGGCTGGACGAAGAATCCGGCGAACAAATCGAACTTGAAATTAAGTACGAAGGATATTTGAAAAGACAAGAGGAACAGGTTGAACGCTTCCGCAAGATGGAACATAAAAGTATTCCGCCCGGCTTTGACTACGGAATTATTCGTTCGCTCTCATCGGAGGGAAGAGAAAAGCTAGCTTCTATGAAACCTGAATCGCTCGGGCAGGCATCCCGCATTTCCGGTGTTAGGCCATCTGACATCTCTCTCGTTGCCGTGGCGCTAAAAGCCTTTAGCGCTAACAGCGGATAA
- the mfd gene encoding transcription-repair coupling factor, protein MAPVFEGINFIEELIGKDEASKSFAEKAALGGRYKVSGLSGSLTAFLAKSTFKSTGRSLLIAAESLKRAEAYRDDLETLLGKEFVYFFPESGKSIGQESITIQAFQSHALQGLLGGDHALIISTFRGLLEMVPPLGDLIKNRIQLNAGDEIEIETLISRLTNIGYEREKMVSRPFEFSVRGGILDIFPISSEYPVRIDFFDDTIDSIREFDIITQRSHKHIINSMISPDFLVENLWQGASQSLVSVIPPDTMIWIDGYDRLAQIADDDPNIDLEEIKNKIDGSDGADILSVSSPGSIRFNSSPQTRYRSSMSALSKDLHKWETDKDFVFILCENDFHQERLSKTLDNDGTAIETAPLSAGFNLPSVNLRVLTDHEIFDRTRKRRSFNRFISHGTPVRDSAGIQIGDFLVHIDHGIGEYRGMEKIKISGAMRECLKILYAGGDKIYLPVENFRRIQKYKAAEGIVPKLNKLGSNEWEKIKKRTRSSTDKIARDLVELYAKRLSSKGFSFAPDIDMQWALEASFPFEETPDQLRAVEEVKADMEKEHPMDRLLCGDVGFGKTEVALRAAFKCVLSGKQTSLLVPTTILAEQHYRTFRERLEPFPVIVESLSRFKSKKEQSEILKQLESGKVDILIGTHRILSADVKFKDLGLLIIDEEHRFGVRQKESLKNLRISVDTLSMTATPIPRTLNFSLLGARDLSNINTAPKNRLPIYTEITTLDEGVVRDAVMREVERNGQIYFVHNEIKSINRIYEKLRRWVPHVRICIAHGQMKPKELESIMSDFMGRKYELLLSTMIIESGLDIPNVNTILINRADRFGLSQLYQLRGRVGRSDKRAFAYLLIPPIHKLGSNAISRLNTLENFSHLGAGFSIAMQDLEIRGAGNLLGTQQSGFMEAVGFDMYNRLVAEAVDKIKEEFGIKQSSVQSVETEISCDLDAYLPDSYILDGEVRVDFYKRLASLTEMSELEDIREELSDRYGSIPQEAKNLLDITEIKIISSKLRIRSLKIKRSEISGLLGDYEEVSPEDIFFKSLSTSDGLDKYDLTIDSANGVSFRAKLSDKNKLKSAKTLLNSLSP, encoded by the coding sequence TTGGCTCCGGTATTTGAAGGGATAAATTTCATTGAAGAGCTGATCGGGAAGGACGAAGCATCGAAGTCCTTTGCCGAAAAAGCTGCGCTTGGGGGGCGATATAAAGTCTCCGGACTCTCCGGCTCCCTCACGGCGTTCCTCGCAAAATCTACATTCAAGTCCACGGGGCGAAGCCTATTAATTGCGGCCGAATCACTAAAAAGGGCGGAGGCGTATCGAGACGACTTAGAAACATTATTGGGCAAAGAGTTCGTTTATTTTTTCCCCGAGTCCGGCAAATCAATAGGACAAGAATCGATCACTATACAAGCCTTTCAATCCCATGCGCTGCAGGGACTGCTCGGAGGCGATCACGCACTTATTATTTCTACGTTCCGCGGGTTGTTAGAGATGGTCCCGCCATTAGGAGATCTTATTAAAAACCGGATTCAGCTGAACGCAGGAGATGAAATCGAGATTGAAACCCTTATCTCCCGGTTGACTAATATCGGATATGAACGGGAAAAAATGGTATCACGCCCATTTGAGTTCAGCGTTCGCGGCGGCATTCTGGATATTTTTCCCATATCTTCCGAATATCCCGTGAGGATAGATTTTTTTGACGACACAATAGATTCGATTAGAGAATTTGATATTATCACGCAGAGGTCGCATAAACACATTATAAACAGTATGATAAGCCCTGATTTTCTTGTCGAAAATCTATGGCAGGGAGCGAGCCAGAGCCTTGTTTCGGTAATTCCGCCAGACACCATGATTTGGATAGACGGCTATGACAGGCTTGCACAAATTGCCGACGATGATCCGAACATCGACCTCGAAGAAATTAAAAACAAGATTGATGGGAGCGATGGAGCAGACATCCTCTCCGTCTCGTCGCCGGGATCGATACGGTTTAACTCTTCACCCCAAACAAGATATCGCAGCTCGATGAGCGCTTTATCCAAGGACTTACATAAGTGGGAAACCGATAAGGATTTCGTTTTCATTTTATGCGAGAACGATTTTCATCAGGAGCGCCTCAGCAAGACACTCGATAACGACGGGACAGCTATCGAAACCGCACCGCTCTCTGCCGGGTTCAACCTTCCGTCTGTGAATTTACGCGTTCTAACCGACCACGAGATTTTTGATCGCACCAGGAAGAGGCGCTCTTTCAACCGATTTATATCCCATGGAACTCCGGTCCGGGATTCTGCCGGAATCCAAATAGGTGATTTTCTCGTTCACATTGATCACGGAATCGGAGAGTACCGGGGTATGGAAAAAATAAAAATCTCCGGCGCAATGAGAGAATGCCTGAAGATTTTATATGCGGGCGGAGATAAGATATATCTTCCGGTAGAAAACTTTCGCCGTATCCAAAAATACAAAGCCGCTGAGGGTATCGTTCCCAAGTTAAACAAGCTCGGAAGCAATGAATGGGAAAAGATAAAAAAACGAACCCGCTCTTCCACCGATAAGATAGCCCGGGACCTTGTAGAGCTTTATGCCAAAAGGCTTAGCTCAAAAGGGTTTTCATTCGCCCCGGACATCGATATGCAGTGGGCTTTGGAGGCTAGCTTCCCGTTCGAGGAAACGCCCGATCAGCTCCGTGCTGTCGAAGAGGTCAAGGCTGACATGGAAAAGGAGCATCCTATGGACCGGCTGCTTTGCGGTGATGTGGGGTTCGGCAAAACAGAAGTGGCATTACGCGCAGCATTTAAATGCGTCCTGAGCGGAAAGCAAACCTCCCTGCTTGTGCCTACTACTATTTTAGCCGAGCAGCATTACCGGACATTCAGGGAGAGATTAGAGCCTTTTCCGGTTATTGTCGAATCCCTGAGCAGGTTCAAAAGCAAGAAAGAGCAGAGTGAAATATTAAAGCAACTTGAATCCGGAAAAGTAGATATTCTAATCGGCACTCACCGAATTTTATCCGCCGACGTTAAATTCAAGGACTTAGGATTGCTTATTATAGACGAAGAGCACCGTTTCGGCGTCCGCCAGAAGGAATCATTAAAAAATCTGAGAATCTCTGTCGATACCCTGTCTATGACGGCAACCCCAATCCCGAGAACTCTCAACTTTTCCTTGCTCGGAGCCCGTGACCTGTCAAATATAAATACGGCACCCAAAAACCGGCTTCCGATTTACACGGAAATCACCACCTTAGACGAAGGTGTTGTCCGCGATGCCGTGATGAGAGAGGTTGAAAGAAACGGACAGATCTATTTCGTTCATAACGAAATCAAGTCTATCAATCGGATTTATGAGAAGCTCAGGCGCTGGGTGCCGCATGTCAGAATCTGCATAGCTCACGGTCAGATGAAGCCCAAAGAGCTCGAAAGCATAATGTCTGATTTCATGGGGCGGAAATATGAACTTTTGTTGAGCACGATGATAATTGAAAGCGGACTCGACATACCCAATGTCAACACCATTTTAATCAACCGGGCTGACAGGTTTGGACTTTCGCAGCTATATCAGCTTCGTGGAAGAGTCGGCAGGTCGGATAAACGGGCGTTCGCATACTTGCTCATCCCACCGATCCATAAGTTGGGCAGCAATGCAATAAGTCGATTAAACACGCTTGAAAATTTTTCCCATCTCGGGGCAGGATTCAGCATAGCGATGCAAGACCTCGAAATTCGGGGCGCCGGAAACTTATTGGGCACACAGCAAAGCGGCTTCATGGAAGCCGTCGGATTCGATATGTATAACCGGCTTGTCGCCGAAGCCGTGGATAAAATTAAGGAAGAGTTCGGAATAAAGCAATCATCCGTGCAAAGCGTGGAAACGGAAATATCTTGTGATCTCGATGCTTATTTACCGGACTCGTACATCTTGGACGGTGAGGTTCGTGTGGATTTTTATAAACGATTAGCCTCGCTTACTGAAATGTCTGAACTCGAGGATATCAGGGAAGAATTATCCGATAGATACGGATCGATTCCGCAGGAGGCTAAAAACCTGCTCGACATAACCGAGATAAAAATCATATCGTCTAAATTAAGGATAAGGTCTCTCAAAATTAAGCGCTCGGAGATCAGCGGCTTACTCGGAGATTATGAAGAAGTCTCGCCTGAGGACATTTTTTTCAAATCTCTGTCAACAAGCGATGGTTTGGATAAATATGATTTAACTATTGATTCTGCAAACGGGGTGAGTTTCAGGGCAAAGCTTTCCGATAAAAACAAACTCAAATCAGCGAAAACCCTGTTGAATTCATTATCGCCATAA
- a CDS encoding peptidylprolyl isomerase, with protein MKLDRILAILLIPIFILSACSKKHPKEKGPVIAKIGNEYLYLYDMITPSDSLRFSDKGASFKKNRVEVFVMRYLYAKLGYSDGIHKKESIQEQLSNHINKSMINVVYKKAVLDKFVNEKTMRDLYERLQGQISGRHILISYADAESNPKDVSRSKSDALQLIGDIRERIASGDDFISLADELSEDTTSTDGGNIGFFKWGDMEDSFQEVAFSLPVGSVSEPVETSYGYHIIWIDSIRTVDYSSFARMERGLNRRLSNTHKDEIIQAGKDFINSLNSAAGTELYDDRIESLSVLMLEYVQSDSSYKAGIKPVVFLEEAKSIGPLATYDGKDVTTQILIGLIKDPKTGWTIASLTDTSTIKNLVVNEINKKLITEYGYTNKFDEDSSMAEDLKKQERGYVWQEIKKLNIEDRIDDREENLLKYYNENKDNYVSKRISDILEILVSEKTLADSLYSLVMSGGDMESLALEFSERSTAKKNNGIIKGVTSKRLGPIGKQAAKMNVGDISKPLRAGKKWSIFKIVSAVPPGYIPFSEAKSRLVANFKNDEIKRLTEEFGRYLINKYNPHYYFENINAQVATSEIE; from the coding sequence ATGAAATTAGATCGTATACTGGCAATATTGTTAATCCCGATTTTTATATTATCCGCCTGCTCAAAGAAACACCCGAAAGAGAAAGGTCCGGTCATCGCGAAGATAGGGAATGAGTATTTATATCTTTATGATATGATTACACCGAGCGACAGCCTCAGGTTTTCTGACAAGGGGGCCTCCTTTAAGAAAAACCGTGTTGAAGTGTTTGTAATGAGATATCTGTACGCAAAGCTGGGCTATTCGGATGGAATCCATAAAAAGGAGTCTATACAGGAACAATTAAGTAACCATATTAACAAAAGCATGATAAACGTTGTATATAAAAAGGCGGTACTCGATAAATTCGTCAATGAAAAAACCATGAGAGACCTGTATGAGCGTCTCCAGGGGCAGATTTCCGGCAGACATATTTTAATTTCTTATGCTGATGCGGAGAGCAATCCTAAAGACGTTAGCCGATCCAAATCCGACGCTCTTCAGCTTATCGGCGACATAAGGGAAAGGATCGCCTCAGGGGACGATTTTATATCGTTAGCCGACGAACTGTCTGAAGACACGACTTCAACAGATGGCGGAAACATAGGCTTCTTTAAGTGGGGTGATATGGAAGATTCATTCCAGGAGGTGGCGTTTTCCCTTCCTGTCGGATCGGTCTCCGAGCCAGTAGAAACATCTTACGGATATCACATCATATGGATAGATTCAATCCGTACCGTTGACTACAGTTCTTTTGCAAGAATGGAGAGGGGGCTGAATAGAAGATTGTCCAACACTCATAAGGATGAAATTATACAAGCAGGCAAAGATTTTATAAATTCCTTAAACTCCGCAGCCGGAACGGAGCTGTATGACGATAGGATTGAAAGCCTGTCTGTTCTTATGTTGGAATATGTTCAGTCTGACAGCTCTTATAAGGCCGGAATAAAGCCTGTAGTGTTTTTGGAAGAAGCAAAATCCATTGGACCACTCGCGACTTACGATGGTAAAGATGTAACAACGCAGATTCTGATAGGTCTTATTAAAGACCCGAAAACCGGCTGGACGATAGCTTCTCTTACGGATACTTCCACGATCAAGAATTTAGTCGTTAACGAGATCAACAAAAAATTAATTACAGAATACGGATATACAAATAAATTTGACGAAGACAGCTCTATGGCTGAAGATTTAAAGAAGCAAGAAAGAGGTTACGTCTGGCAGGAAATCAAAAAGTTGAATATTGAAGATCGTATCGATGACAGAGAGGAAAATCTCCTAAAATATTATAATGAAAACAAAGACAATTATGTTTCAAAACGAATCTCTGACATCTTAGAGATACTGGTTTCTGAAAAAACCTTAGCCGACTCACTTTACTCTCTCGTCATGAGTGGAGGTGACATGGAGTCTCTGGCATTAGAATTTTCGGAGCGCAGCACGGCGAAAAAGAATAACGGCATAATCAAGGGAGTCACGTCAAAGCGCCTCGGACCTATAGGAAAACAAGCCGCCAAGATGAACGTCGGTGATATCTCCAAGCCGCTAAGGGCCGGTAAAAAGTGGTCTATATTCAAAATCGTGTCCGCTGTGCCGCCCGGCTATATTCCATTTAGCGAAGCAAAAAGCAGGCTGGTTGCTAATTTCAAGAACGACGAAATAAAGAGACTTACAGAAGAATTCGGCAGGTATTTAATAAATAAATACAATCCGCATTACTATTTCGAAAACATAAACGCCCAAGTGGCAACATCAGAAATTGAGTAA
- a CDS encoding peptidylprolyl isomerase, translated as MISNKLNTLIFVCFMANAPNLASQVIDGIAAVVGDEIILKSEVDQFAKTQALRMRIDPIRNPSRYESIWRRTLKTLVDQKILLDRAELDSIEISDREIEEALDNQIEGIIQRAGSREMVEELIGYSLNRLKRNYREEIRKQKLVDKVQQLKFSDMSVNRREVEEFFSEYSDSLPELKPAVKISHILKEVVAGPGADSIAYQKADSLLGLLKTGSDFDEIAMKYSDDTNSAVNGGELGFMKRGTLVPEFEEASYSLLPGSISKIVKTEFGYHVIKMIERRGDKINVKHVLIMAKTSTSDEDRVISLLNDIIEKINSGDQFEKMALEHSDDPEVKLNNGDLGWLDLASLNIPQFAFVLDTLQVGNISAPFKTDFGYHIIKKIDYREGGPLSLENNWHEIESMVVRNKRLKVYNEWLNSIRNEVYIDIKM; from the coding sequence TTGATCAGCAATAAACTCAACACTCTCATATTCGTCTGTTTTATGGCTAACGCGCCTAACCTTGCCTCCCAGGTAATAGACGGTATCGCTGCTGTGGTCGGAGACGAGATCATATTGAAAAGTGAGGTGGATCAGTTTGCTAAAACACAGGCGCTGCGTATGAGGATAGATCCAATAAGAAATCCGAGCAGGTATGAAAGTATTTGGCGCAGGACGCTTAAAACTCTTGTGGACCAAAAAATATTACTCGACCGTGCCGAGTTAGACAGCATAGAGATTAGTGACAGGGAAATTGAAGAGGCGCTGGACAATCAAATAGAAGGAATAATACAAAGAGCGGGCTCACGCGAAATGGTAGAAGAACTCATAGGATACTCTTTAAACAGACTCAAAAGAAATTATCGTGAAGAAATCAGAAAACAAAAATTAGTTGACAAAGTTCAACAATTGAAGTTCAGCGACATGTCTGTAAACAGGCGAGAAGTTGAAGAATTTTTCTCTGAATATTCTGATAGTCTTCCTGAACTGAAACCTGCTGTAAAGATAAGTCATATATTGAAAGAAGTTGTCGCAGGCCCGGGCGCCGACAGCATCGCATATCAGAAAGCCGACAGCCTCCTGGGATTATTGAAAACCGGATCTGATTTTGACGAAATAGCCATGAAATACTCAGACGACACTAATTCAGCCGTTAACGGGGGCGAGCTTGGTTTTATGAAGAGAGGAACTCTTGTACCTGAATTTGAGGAAGCATCATATTCTCTACTGCCCGGCTCTATAAGCAAGATAGTTAAAACCGAATTCGGATATCATGTCATTAAAATGATAGAGAGGCGAGGCGACAAAATTAACGTCAAACATGTTTTGATAATGGCTAAAACAAGTACGTCAGATGAAGATCGTGTCATAAGTTTATTGAACGATATCATCGAAAAAATTAATTCGGGCGATCAGTTTGAAAAGATGGCGTTGGAACACAGTGACGATCCTGAGGTGAAGCTTAATAATGGAGATCTCGGGTGGCTTGATCTTGCTTCTCTAAATATACCTCAATTCGCCTTTGTATTGGATACGCTGCAAGTTGGAAATATTAGTGCTCCATTCAAAACGGATTTTGGTTATCATATTATTAAAAAAATCGATTACCGTGAGGGAGGACCGCTTTCATTAGAAAATAATTGGCATGAAATTGAATCCATGGTTGTAAGGAACAAAAGATTAAAAGTATATAATGAATGGCTGAATTCAATCCGTAATGAAGTATATATTGATATCAAAATGTAA
- the dnaN gene encoding DNA polymerase III subunit beta, whose translation MKFSIERESIYKELQRANRVVPVRSTLPILTCVLLSVKDSRLKISATDIEITFVSEVDVKDSDDGSVAVPSKVLNDIIGVLPQGEIKVSSDDKQNVQIDCSSGRYSIAGRSAEDFPATPDLKDEQQIDIDNDTLHRIIEKTVFAVSADMLRPALTGVLFEFNGSGLTTVATDGHRLAKLSNDKLSTSKMNSGVIIPKKFLNLILNSLVNGDENQFYISENHAMVTIGDSNFYTRIIDEKYPDYNSVIPSENDKELSVSVESILSSVIRVSIFANKTTQQIKLSISNNKLRISSADPESGGSGSEEIECVYSGEDIEIGFNSEYLKDILRQIDTKDLIMSLKAPISAGLIYPSDQLENEKYTILLMPIRLTEEA comes from the coding sequence ATGAAGTTTTCAATAGAAAGAGAATCGATTTATAAGGAACTTCAAAGAGCTAATAGGGTAGTTCCAGTCCGTTCTACTTTGCCTATTTTGACTTGTGTTTTACTTAGTGTAAAAGACTCGAGATTAAAAATATCTGCTACGGATATAGAGATTACATTTGTTAGCGAGGTGGATGTAAAAGATTCGGATGATGGATCGGTTGCTGTTCCTTCAAAAGTTTTGAATGATATTATCGGAGTCTTGCCTCAAGGTGAGATTAAAGTTAGTTCTGATGATAAACAAAATGTGCAAATAGATTGTTCAAGCGGGAGATATTCTATTGCCGGTAGATCTGCTGAAGATTTTCCAGCTACGCCTGATTTAAAAGATGAACAGCAGATTGATATTGATAACGACACTCTTCATAGAATCATTGAAAAAACAGTTTTTGCGGTTAGCGCTGATATGTTGAGACCTGCTCTGACCGGAGTATTGTTTGAATTTAATGGAAGCGGTTTGACTACCGTAGCTACTGACGGACATAGGTTGGCTAAGCTCTCTAATGATAAATTATCTACTTCCAAGATGAATTCAGGAGTTATTATACCAAAAAAATTCCTGAATCTTATACTGAATTCTTTAGTTAACGGTGATGAGAATCAGTTTTATATCAGCGAAAATCATGCTATGGTAACGATCGGTGATTCAAATTTTTATACAAGGATTATTGATGAAAAATATCCTGACTACAATAGTGTGATTCCTTCTGAAAATGATAAGGAACTGTCAGTTAGTGTTGAAAGTATTCTGTCATCTGTAATTAGGGTTTCTATTTTTGCGAATAAGACAACACAGCAAATAAAACTTAGTATATCCAACAATAAACTTAGAATATCATCTGCTGATCCGGAGTCAGGTGGTTCAGGATCGGAAGAAATAGAATGTGTTTACAGCGGCGAAGATATAGAGATAGGATTTAATTCAGAGTATCTTAAGGATATACTAAGGCAAATAGATACGAAAGATCTCATCATGAGCTTGAAAGCCCCGATAAGTGCCGGGTTAATCTATCCTTCTGATCAATTGGAAAATGAGAAATATACTATACTTCTTATGCCAATCAGGTTGACCGAAGAAGCATGA
- the recF gene encoding DNA replication and repair protein RecF (All proteins in this family for which functions are known are DNA-binding proteins that assist the filamentation of RecA onto DNA for the initiation of recombination or recombinational repair.), with translation MHLDRMRLSNFRVYENFETDFSKSLNVITGDNGVGKSTILEAVYYLSLTKSFRSNKDDDVVRFNSDFFMSTGTFISDNGVDDTILVSFSRDTGKSVKSQGKKVSRYSDIVGRHSIVMLSPEDMLATLSSPSGHRRFMNLTISQVNSSHLNKLVSYRTLLRQRNSAIGLAASGNRSDEETLDVIEEQLGELCNSIISDRNDFIEKISPEFETIFSALNEGKKEGTIAYNPSMRGNKEELLRLFRERRSSDYESGYTVRGPHRDSLSFNIDGRQLKKFGSKGENKIFLVALKLAQGNYTAEISGVKPIYLLDDIFMELDRSRALKTMEYINNVGQVIITTTDFEEWSELVDTDVNIIGLS, from the coding sequence ATGCATCTCGATAGAATGCGATTGTCAAATTTCAGAGTATACGAAAACTTCGAGACAGATTTCTCGAAATCATTAAATGTAATTACAGGCGATAACGGCGTAGGAAAATCCACAATTCTTGAGGCGGTTTATTATCTTTCGCTTACAAAGAGCTTCCGCTCGAATAAAGATGATGATGTGGTTAGGTTTAATTCCGATTTCTTTATGTCTACAGGTACGTTTATTTCTGATAATGGGGTAGATGATACTATCTTGGTATCTTTCTCAAGAGATACCGGAAAATCAGTTAAGAGTCAGGGGAAAAAGGTTAGCAGGTATAGCGATATAGTTGGAAGACACTCTATTGTGATGTTATCCCCTGAAGATATGCTTGCCACTCTCAGCTCGCCTTCCGGCCATAGACGGTTTATGAATCTGACAATCTCGCAGGTGAATTCAAGCCACTTGAATAAACTGGTATCGTACAGGACACTCCTGCGTCAACGTAATTCCGCAATTGGGTTAGCCGCATCCGGAAACAGGTCCGACGAAGAAACATTGGATGTAATAGAAGAGCAGCTTGGCGAGCTTTGCAATTCAATTATCAGCGACAGAAACGACTTTATAGAAAAAATATCTCCGGAATTTGAAACGATATTTAGCGCGCTTAATGAGGGCAAAAAAGAAGGAACGATTGCGTATAATCCATCTATGAGAGGAAATAAAGAAGAGCTGTTAAGATTATTCAGAGAACGAAGATCGTCAGATTATGAGAGCGGATATACCGTTAGGGGTCCGCATAGAGACAGTCTTTCATTTAACATCGACGGCAGGCAACTAAAAAAATTCGGCTCAAAGGGCGAAAATAAAATTTTCTTGGTCGCCTTGAAATTGGCACAGGGAAACTATACAGCTGAAATATCCGGGGTTAAACCGATCTACCTTCTCGATGATATTTTCATGGAGCTCGACAGGAGCCGTGCCCTGAAGACAATGGAATACATAAATAATGTCGGTCAGGTAATAATTACTACTACTGATTTTGAGGAATGGTCTGAATTGGTAGACACCGATGTAAATATTATCGGGCTGTCCTGA
- a CDS encoding DUF721 domain-containing protein, giving the protein MPWLSEALDEVIKEIGIRKSVVSNRARDVWGEAVGDLINANTTLQTVDKDKLIVIVSNDAWRQELSYRKEEILKKINELIGEEAIKDIIFR; this is encoded by the coding sequence ATGCCCTGGCTATCGGAAGCTTTAGACGAGGTGATCAAGGAAATCGGGATTCGAAAATCCGTCGTATCCAACAGGGCGCGGGATGTTTGGGGTGAGGCGGTCGGTGATCTAATTAATGCAAATACAACTCTTCAAACCGTAGACAAAGACAAGCTGATAGTAATCGTCTCGAATGACGCATGGAGGCAGGAACTATCATACAGGAAAGAAGAGATATTAAAAAAAATAAACGAGTTGATCGGCGAAGAAGCCATTAAGGATATAATTTTCAGGTAA